One Spirochaeta africana DSM 8902 genomic window carries:
- a CDS encoding AMP-binding protein has protein sequence MSEYQVRTIPDILKRSLELYAGHPALSFVDDDPLTFRDVDELSRRLGLGLRSLGVKPGDHVAILSENIPNWGVAYLAIARIGAVVVPILPDFNSTEVGNILRHAEVQTVLVSSRQFPKLAELQQSGELQAVLLESLELVPRDAVVQADGSLTPQGTSVLGAAEDSADVDTDPETTAAIIYTSGTTGNSKGVMLSHTNIVSNVEASRKIPDIEAGQSMLSLLPLSHTYECTLGFLVPLASGACVYYLGKPPSPSILMPALQKIRPHLMLAVPLFIEKIFRVRVLPQLTGKFALRMLYGIRPIQKLLHKAAGRKVYDLFGGRLHFFGIGGAGLAPDVERFLRDAGFPYAIGYGLTETSPLVAGSGPKETTFHAIGPVVEGVQVRLDNQFGGRNEGEVQVLGPNVMQGYYKDPERTAEVFTEDGWFRTGDIGHLSSAGVLSLRGRIKNMLLGPSGENIYPEEIEAVINEKPYVEESLVTQKGDQLVAMVYLNYEALLEHVAAMHANIKDWHSVVQGNVKDGADQIKQGIASFKSDIDGYLDELRRKINSELNMFSKLADIVPREEPFEKTPTMKIKRYLYT, from the coding sequence ATGAGTGAATATCAAGTTCGAACCATTCCCGATATCCTGAAGCGCAGCCTTGAGCTGTATGCCGGACATCCGGCATTGAGCTTTGTGGATGATGACCCCCTTACGTTTCGCGATGTTGATGAGCTCAGCCGCCGGCTGGGCCTCGGGCTGCGAAGCCTGGGTGTCAAGCCGGGAGATCATGTAGCTATCCTGAGTGAGAATATTCCGAACTGGGGTGTCGCCTATCTGGCTATCGCCCGCATTGGTGCTGTTGTTGTGCCGATTCTGCCGGACTTCAACTCGACCGAGGTCGGTAACATCCTGCGGCACGCCGAGGTGCAAACCGTGCTGGTTTCTTCCCGGCAGTTCCCCAAGCTGGCCGAGCTGCAGCAGTCCGGCGAGTTGCAGGCAGTGCTGCTGGAATCCCTGGAGCTGGTTCCCCGGGATGCTGTGGTGCAGGCAGACGGCAGCCTTACCCCGCAGGGCACCTCGGTGCTTGGTGCGGCCGAGGACAGCGCTGATGTGGATACCGATCCCGAGACTACTGCCGCCATAATCTATACCTCGGGTACTACCGGTAATTCCAAGGGTGTTATGCTGTCGCATACCAACATTGTCAGCAATGTAGAGGCATCTCGCAAGATTCCCGACATCGAAGCCGGCCAGTCAATGCTGTCGCTGCTGCCCCTGTCGCATACCTACGAATGTACCCTCGGGTTTCTGGTGCCGCTGGCCTCAGGTGCCTGCGTATATTACCTGGGCAAACCCCCGTCTCCGTCAATCCTTATGCCGGCACTGCAGAAGATCCGTCCACACCTGATGCTGGCGGTGCCGCTGTTTATCGAAAAGATATTCCGGGTACGGGTGCTGCCGCAGCTGACTGGCAAGTTTGCTCTTCGCATGCTGTACGGTATTCGGCCGATTCAGAAGCTGCTGCATAAAGCAGCCGGTCGCAAGGTGTACGATCTTTTTGGTGGGCGACTGCACTTTTTTGGTATAGGCGGTGCGGGCCTGGCGCCGGATGTAGAGCGCTTTCTGCGGGATGCCGGCTTTCCGTATGCGATCGGGTACGGTCTGACCGAGACCTCGCCGCTGGTAGCCGGATCCGGTCCGAAGGAGACTACCTTCCATGCGATCGGCCCGGTTGTCGAGGGTGTCCAGGTACGCCTGGATAATCAGTTCGGCGGCCGCAACGAGGGTGAGGTACAGGTACTGGGTCCGAATGTCATGCAGGGCTACTACAAGGATCCCGAGCGGACTGCCGAGGTTTTTACCGAGGACGGCTGGTTTCGTACCGGCGATATCGGTCATCTGAGCAGTGCCGGGGTGCTTTCCCTGCGCGGCCGCATCAAGAATATGCTGCTCGGACCGAGTGGCGAGAACATCTACCCTGAAGAGATCGAGGCGGTTATCAACGAAAAACCGTACGTGGAGGAGTCGCTGGTAACCCAGAAGGGTGATCAGCTGGTGGCAATGGTCTATCTGAACTACGAGGCCTTGCTTGAGCATGTGGCTGCTATGCACGCCAACATAAAGGACTGGCACTCGGTGGTGCAGGGGAACGTCAAGGACGGTGCGGACCAGATCAAGCAGGGGATTGCCAGCTTCAAGAGTGATATAGACGGGTATCTGGACGAGTTGCGGCGGAAAATCAACAGTGAACTGAACATGTTTTCAAAACTGGCAGATATCGTCCCGCGGGAAGAGCCGTTCGAGAAAACCCCGACAATGAAGATCAAGCGCTATCTCTACACCTGA
- a CDS encoding arsenate reductase ArsC, translated as MSAKARILVICIHNSSRSQMAEEYLRLFGGDLFEVESAGLEPGNLNPVVVELLKDDGIEIEGKATRSVFDLHRQGRAYDYVIAVCDPEAKERCPIFPAEKQRLHWPFPDPSAVKGSFEQRLVAVRPIQQEIRDKVLDFVQEYRDSQS; from the coding sequence ATGTCAGCAAAAGCCCGCATTCTTGTTATCTGCATCCATAACTCGTCGCGCAGCCAGATGGCCGAGGAGTATTTGCGACTGTTTGGCGGAGATCTGTTCGAGGTCGAAAGCGCCGGTCTTGAGCCAGGCAACCTCAATCCGGTAGTGGTGGAGCTGCTCAAGGACGATGGCATCGAGATCGAGGGAAAGGCAACCCGCAGTGTTTTCGATCTCCACCGGCAGGGTCGTGCCTATGATTACGTAATTGCGGTATGCGATCCCGAGGCAAAGGAACGCTGTCCGATCTTCCCGGCGGAAAAACAGCGACTGCACTGGCCCTTTCCTGATCCCTCCGCGGTCAAGGGCAGCTTCGAACAGCGACTGGTGGCGGTTCGCCCGATTCAGCAGGAGATACGCGACAAAGTGCTGGATTTTGTACAGGAATATCGGGATTCTCAGTCGTAA